The following coding sequences lie in one Lolium perenne isolate Kyuss_39 chromosome 2, Kyuss_2.0, whole genome shotgun sequence genomic window:
- the LOC127321252 gene encoding probable serine/threonine-protein kinase PBL7 — protein MGCFSCFDSRSDDERRYPKHGGGGGGGNDAGAGGRAAAASSSAGARGRDERPMAAPRVPAGADKGRAKGNAGTKELSVLRDANGNALAAQTFTFRQLTAATRNFRDDCFIGEGGFGRVYQGRLDGGQVVAIKQLNRDGNQGNKEFLVEVLMLSLLHHQNLVNLVGYCADGDQRLLVYEYMPLGSLEDHLHDLPPEKEPLDWNTRMKIAAGAAKGLEYLHDKAQPPVIYRDFKSSNILLCDDFHPKLSDFGLAKLGPVGDKSHVSTRVMGTYGYCAPEYAMTGQLTVKSDVYSFGVVLLELITGRKAIDGTRTHAEQNLVSWARPLFSDRRKLPKMADPGLQGRYPTRGLYQALAVASMCIQSEAASRPVIADVVTALSYLASQTYDPNAAHASKKAGGDQRNRVGDSGRALLKNDEVGSSGHKSDKDDSPREQPPPGILSDRERMVAEAKMWGANVREKNRAAANAQGSQDSPTGTG, from the exons ATGGGTTGCTTCTCCTGCTTCGATTCCAGGTCCGACGACGAGCGCCGCTACCCCAAgcacggcggcggaggcggaggcggaaatGACGCTGGCGCCGGCGGACGGGCCGCGGCGGCCTCCTCCTCCGCAGGCGCCCGTGGCCGGGACGAGAGGCCCATGGCGGCGCCGCGCGTCCCCGCAG GGGCCGACAAGGGGCGGGCGAAGGGCAATGCCGGCACGAAGGAGCTCTCGGTTCTCAGGGACGCCAACGGCAACGCGCTCGCCGCGCAGACCTTCACCTTCCGCCAGCTCACGGCGGCCACCAGGAACTTCAGGGACGACTGCTTCATCGGGGAAGGAGGTTTCGGACGCGTCTACCAGGGCCGTCTCGATGGAGGCCAG GTTGTTGCTATAAAGCAGCTCAACAGGGATGGTAATCAGGGAAACAAGGAGTTTCTGGTGGAGGTCCTCATGCTCAGCTTACTGCACCACCAAAACCTTGTCAATTTGGTTGGCTATTGTGCTGATGGAGACCAGCGCCTTCTTGTGTATGAGTACATGCCCCTTGGATCATTGGAAGATCATTTGCATG ATCTCCCTCCTGAGAAGGAACCTTTGGACTGGAACACTAGGATGAAAATCGCAGCAGGTGCTGCTAAGGGGCTGGAATACCTTCATGACAAGGCACAACCACCAGTTATATACAGAGACTTCAAGTCATCAAATATTCTACTTTGTGATGATTTCCATCCAAAGCTGTCAGATTTTGGTCTTGCTAAATTGGGCCCTGTTGGTGACAAGTCTCATGTTTCTACGCGTGTGATGGGAACATACGGCTATTGTGCTCCAGAATATGCTATGACAGGGCAACTTACAGTCAAGTCAGATGTCTACAGCTTCGGAGTTGTGTTGCTTGAGTTGATTACTGGACGTAAGGCCATTGATGGCACCAGAACGCATGCAGAACAAAACCTCGTGTCATGG GCACGCCCTCTTTTCAGTGACAGGCGGAAGCTCCCAAAGATGGCTGATCCAGGGCTGCAGGGACGATATCCCACGCGTGGGCTCTACCAAGCCCTGGCGGTGGCGTCAATGTGCATTCAGTCAGAGGCTGCTTCGCGTCCAGTTATCGCTGATGTTGTGACTGCTCTTTCCTACCTGGCGTCCCAAACATATGATCCTAATGCGGCCCATGCCTCAAAAAAGGCAGGCGGCGATCAGCGAAATAGGGTTGGCGACAGCGGACGGGCGCTACTGAAGAATGACGAGGTAGGCAGCTCTGGTCACAAGTCAGATAAGGATGACTCCCCCAGGGAGCAGCCTCCTCCGGGGATCTTGAGTGACAGGGAGCGGATGGTGGCTGAGGCGAAGATGTGGGGCGCGAACGTGCGGGAGAAGAATCGTGCTGCTGCCAATGCACAGGGGAGCCAGGATTCTCCAACCGGAACTGGGTAG
- the LOC139835709 gene encoding uncharacterized protein, with amino-acid sequence MLDILLNILGWNVRGLNDQDRRDTVHEIIASSSCQIVCLQETKLDSVSPADAIYIGGNRLKCFAERPSIGTKGGILLLWDDSVVQLTNVVLSDHCLSAHVHLINTDHEGDFKITGVYGPTASSQKDPFFAELLGHKPPLGVRWLALGDFNQIRRARDKNKRNVNRGRINRFRAALHSCELTEIHLQNRRFTWSNERENPTLCKLDAFYCNSEWDIRFDTHVLHALSSSLSDHCPLLLSDACGPRRPRSFKFENFWTRVPGFHDVVQQAWNEPSSHVEPCQVLFHKLRCTGKRLTKWSRGLFSNGKVLLHAALLVILQLDLAQEFRLLSNDEMMLRARLRRKVIALSVVERARKKQSARIANLKEGDANTKFFHLRVNARRRKNHIHKLMNNHGWVTEHVAKEEVIHSHFKSTMERGEPRTKDFNWERSTLLTRT; translated from the coding sequence ATGTTAGACATCCTGCTGAACATTTTGGGGTGGAATGTCCGGGGCTTAAATGATCAAGATCGTCGGGACACCGTGCATGAGATAATTGCTTCCTCTTCCTGTCAAATTGTGTGCCTGCAAGAAACCAAGCTCGACTCTGTGTCGCCCGCTGACGCCATCTACATCGGCGGCAACCGTTTGAAGTGCTTCGCCGAGAGGCCATCTATTGGGACTAAGGGGGGCATTCTCCTTCTCTGGGACGATTCCGTGGTGCAACTCACAAATGTGGTCCTTTCCGATCATTGCCTCTCCGCTCATGTGCACCTCATAAACACGGATCATGAGGGTGATTTCAAGATCACCGGGGTGTATGGGCCAACTGCGTCGAGCCAAAAAGACCCCTTCTTTGCCGAGCTTTTGGGCCACAAACCGCCGCTTGGCGTCCGTTGGCTTGCTCTGGGTGATTTTAACCAAATAAGGAGGGCTAGAGACAAGAACAAACGGAACGTGAATCGCGGGCGGATAAACCGTTTCCGGGCGGCCCTTCATTCGTGTGAGCTTACGGAGATCCACCTTCAAAACCGCCGCTTCACTTGGTCCAATGAGAGGGAGAACCCGACGCTTTGCAAGCTCGATGCTTTCTATTGCAACTCCGAGTGGGACATCCGCTTCGACACTCATGTTCTTCATGCTCTTTCCTCCTCCTTGTCGGACCATTGCCCGCTACTCCTCTCCGATGCTTGTGGCCCTCGTAGACCAAGGTCTTTCAAGTTCGAGAACTTTTGGACTAGGGTCCCCGGTTTCCATGACGTTGTGCAACAAGCGTGGAATGAACCTTCTTCCCACGTCGAGCCATGCCAAGTTCTCTTCCACAAGCTCCGTTGCACCGGCAAGAGGTTGACTAAGTGGAGCCGCGGCCTTTTCTCTAATGGGAAGGTGTTGTTGCACGCCGCGCTCTTGGTGATCTTGCAACTTGACTTGGCCCAAGAGTTTAGATTGCTCTCCAATGATGAAATGATGCTTAGGGCCCGTTTGAGGAGGAAAGTCATTGCCCTCTCGGTGGTGGAGAGGGCTAGGAAAAAGCAAAGTGCCCGCATTGCTAACTTGAAAGAGGGGGATGCCAACACAAAGTTCTTTCACCTAAGGGTTAACGCGAGACGTAGGAAAAACCACATTCACAAACTCATGAACAACCATGGTTGGGTTACCGAGCATGTGGCCAAGGAAGAGGTCATCCATAGCCATTTCAAGTCGACCATGGAGAGAGGCGAGCCAAGAACTAAGGATTTCAATTGGGAGCGCTCCACTTTGTTGACCCGGACTTGA
- the LOC127321233 gene encoding glycerophosphodiester phosphodiesterase GDPD2 isoform X2 encodes MAAQLMAAHAATVPDISVELDLATACADGAAESMLVRDAAVPASGDGARPPLVVIGHRGKGMNALASPDERLQEVKENSVRSFNDAARVAGVGYVEFDVQVTKDGCPVIFHDNFIFTEQDGEISGKRVTDLGLDEFLSYGPQKDQGKVGRPLLRKLKDGRILRWDVQSDDAFCTLREAFEDVDTRVGFNIELKFDDDLLYQDEELTGILQAILKVVFEHGEERPVIFSSFQPDAARLIRKLQDQYPVFFLTDGGTQLYADPRRNSLDEAIRLCRAGGLQGIVSEARAVFRHPSAVARVKEAGLSLLTYGQLK; translated from the exons ATGGCCGCCCAGCTCATGGCAGCGCACGCCGCCACCGTGCCGGACATCAGCGTGGAGCTCGACCTCGCCACGGCGTGCGCCGACG GTGCCGCCGAGTCGATGCTGGTGAGGGACGCGGCGGTGCCGGCTTCCGGCGACGGGGCGAGGCCGCCGCTGGTGGTGATCGGGCACCGCGGGAAGGGGATGAACGCGCTGGCGTCGCCGGACGAGCGCCTCCAGGAGGTGAAGGAGAACTCGGTGCGGTCCTTCAACGACGCCGCGCGCGTCGCCGGCGTCGGCTACGTCGAGTTCGACGTCCAG GTGACCAAAGACGGCTGCCCGGTAATCTTCCACGACAACTTCATCTTCACCGAACAAGAC GGCGAAATCTCCGGGAAGCGCGTAACCGATCTTGGATTGGACGAGTTCCTCTCCTACGGCCCTCAAAAGGATCAGGGCAAG GTCGGGAGGCCATTGCTAAGGAAGCTCAAAGATGGCAGGATACTGAGATGGGACGTGCAGTCCGACGACGCATTCTGCACGCTGCGGGAGGCATTCGAGGACGTGGACACTCGCGTCGGGTTCAACATCGAGCTCAAGTTTGACGACGACCTCCTGTACCAGGATGAGGAGCTCACTGGCATCTTGCAGGCCATCCTCAAG GTAGTTTTCGAGCATGGGGAGGAGAGGCCCGTCATCTTCTCCAGCTTCCAGCCTGACGCCGCCCGGCTCATCCGGAAGCTGCAAGATCAATACCCT GTTTTCTTTTTGACCGACGGAGGGACGCAGCTCTACGCCGACCCGAGGAGGAACTCGCTAGATGAGGCCATCAGGCTGTGCCGTGCAGGTGGCCTGCAGGGCATCGTGTCAGAGGCCAGGGCGGTGTTCCGGCACCCCTCGGCGGTGGCCAGGGTTAAGGAGGCAGGCCTCTCCCTGCTCACCTACGGGCAGCTAAAGTAA
- the LOC127321233 gene encoding glycerophosphodiester phosphodiesterase GDPD1, chloroplastic isoform X1: MAAQLMAAHAATVPDISVELDLATACADGAAESMLVRDAAVPASGDGARPPLVVIGHRGKGMNALASPDERLQEVKENSVRSFNDAARVAGVGYVEFDVQVTKDGCPVIFHDNFIFTEQDGEISGKRVTDLGLDEFLSYGPQKDQGKVGRPLLRKLKDGRILRWDVQSDDAFCTLREAFEDVDTRVGFNIELKFDDDLLYQDEELTGILQAILKVVFEHGEERPVIFSSFQPDAARLIRKLQDQYPVFFLTDGGTQLYADPRRNSLDEAIRLCRAGGLQGIVSEARAVFRHPSAVARVKEAGLSLLTYGQLNNGPEAVYMQHLMGVDGVIVDLVKEITDAVAEFCAAVAPEPDQENTEVGRFELLDMAAPVKMTPQFSQREISFLLRLIPELAQ; the protein is encoded by the exons ATGGCCGCCCAGCTCATGGCAGCGCACGCCGCCACCGTGCCGGACATCAGCGTGGAGCTCGACCTCGCCACGGCGTGCGCCGACG GTGCCGCCGAGTCGATGCTGGTGAGGGACGCGGCGGTGCCGGCTTCCGGCGACGGGGCGAGGCCGCCGCTGGTGGTGATCGGGCACCGCGGGAAGGGGATGAACGCGCTGGCGTCGCCGGACGAGCGCCTCCAGGAGGTGAAGGAGAACTCGGTGCGGTCCTTCAACGACGCCGCGCGCGTCGCCGGCGTCGGCTACGTCGAGTTCGACGTCCAG GTGACCAAAGACGGCTGCCCGGTAATCTTCCACGACAACTTCATCTTCACCGAACAAGAC GGCGAAATCTCCGGGAAGCGCGTAACCGATCTTGGATTGGACGAGTTCCTCTCCTACGGCCCTCAAAAGGATCAGGGCAAG GTCGGGAGGCCATTGCTAAGGAAGCTCAAAGATGGCAGGATACTGAGATGGGACGTGCAGTCCGACGACGCATTCTGCACGCTGCGGGAGGCATTCGAGGACGTGGACACTCGCGTCGGGTTCAACATCGAGCTCAAGTTTGACGACGACCTCCTGTACCAGGATGAGGAGCTCACTGGCATCTTGCAGGCCATCCTCAAG GTAGTTTTCGAGCATGGGGAGGAGAGGCCCGTCATCTTCTCCAGCTTCCAGCCTGACGCCGCCCGGCTCATCCGGAAGCTGCAAGATCAATACCCT GTTTTCTTTTTGACCGACGGAGGGACGCAGCTCTACGCCGACCCGAGGAGGAACTCGCTAGATGAGGCCATCAGGCTGTGCCGTGCAGGTGGCCTGCAGGGCATCGTGTCAGAGGCCAGGGCGGTGTTCCGGCACCCCTCGGCGGTGGCCAGGGTTAAGGAGGCAGGCCTCTCCCTGCTCACCTACGGGCAGCTAAA CAATGGGCCGGAGGCGGTGTACATGCAGCACCTGATGGGTGTGGACGGGGTGATCGTCGACCTGGTGAAGGAGATCACCGACGCCGTGGCGGAATTCTGCGCTGCAGTCGCACCGGAGCCCGACCAAGAAAACACTGAAGTGGGGAGGTTTGAATTACTGGATATGGCGGCGCCGGTAAAGATGACGCCGCAGTTCTCGCAGCGGGAGATTTCCTTCTTGCTGAGGCTCATACCGGAGCTCGCACAGTAG